A portion of the Hoylesella buccalis ATCC 35310 genome contains these proteins:
- a CDS encoding T9SS type A sorting domain-containing protein, with the protein MRNYLQRMALLLLMLPLCMAVSAVTFVNVTPDNSKVTKVDVGEQLSSITLTVTLGADEALNGQAQLRTSTNETDQVNNGSGFLSDNVLKQKTANPNVWEITWLNVPVGKYKVYFQQAGGTAHTFLHDVEIVEIPSTDPPVISFKVKDATCNTSPTDTKNGSITVNVEKGVAPFSYKATIHHADNTTEEKTLEKTPNRAWIVDGLASGDYIDVTVTDSKGKTVTKKSELVGFGKTTVSFGQDIFIKQTGDCTFDYYIRATIKTENQDALDAQTELLAQTLKLRSNADGKYYDVEHVAAYDMAKPYYSGQYYRFYKVASAANLSSQRYNRIFGLKYSTLCDGEKTTRDYFAHVRTLDEMMNFSTSSKGSLNPADCSYQDAKFTIKYDFQGGTGQYYYLYSYYFMDEAHRYAKLFKKNEDGTYPSTPVKEDVPMPINEFDTRWSQTIEVAEPGTYKFVYAPGCPDLKIEKEIVVEPIKPEFKDVSDWMSPTINKELGIHGNTAGLAIGLANVSAPLTLTVKRLDDKRDFVITDFADDKPYTKHIDFPQDITYDKLRDAYFIADLPAGKYALDLKDNCNNTATYNFEIPESKLQHYKPKRDEGYKDGVYVGVDCNGNNVVKFDFGPEGDNVAYAYKASTGEQGASSSRKTWASNVDPITPLEKLTGTNYFGAAFAPSLYNGHSYSDGNNIYSAIAKEDRYYNSDEVVIRPDEPGDYARKTYKFDFTDYADKAAFEVFGAMCNRDGNGTGMVSVGVAKGVNVALPVKYELYKTEDGSTRIGEPLKTYEATSAQDALNVVWKDVEVGKYLVLTIFNGTCEGKKFVQVSPTDIPEPSVETENGFEVKSIINLDITDGMKPLHLYLPVSPYIYNVEWYDITNTPEKKVFDGNDINVTFNEPGVYTYQVRTTFTDRTSCPGSSGGDRIVKFYVTKTDKPNYWVGSTSEDFSTASNWTANKVPDYEEDIVFATEENNNGHAAERDCRLTEGKSPLSFWAASLINESSEAMVVPAGSALVVKSGTVGFAHEIKQDGSLDPVRLRIEASAEDVPNGTFIAKYPGAASDKVYAEVQMYVRSRKLEQPTSWTDNLEGSPTKGTTFPVKYTDQFFGIPFQEMSSGMLGGSYIYKYDEAHNAKNQFYQKFVGLKAKAPMTAFAGYSIRNASTTPKIKTMKGYLDFNNVTLTLTQKAPKVNGATNQSDAVNYWGLGQNLFGNSYTAPISSAALAQAIGSNTNVENTAYLYRTGSGKDWGEKVVTGDNEGAGSYQAVPLFAASDLTFYVIPSMQGFLLKFTSEEVKPNGDNAVLTLDYNKVVTLDGNSPQMAKRFGAAPSETSGSVKFELTGEHAHETMWLLENANTSDDFDNGWDGFRLGAESVPTTIYSNAKPGMLQVNTTNDLTKANITVKTGKAGNYTLTLTRRRLNQYPDLKLVDLKLQQLVPFDGDKLSYMFTAGEGETATDRFTLVNTTATTFSDWTTSISSIDNDMEGEVTVYTLSGQMVARFNLPQDKNLMKNSMKRGIYILSVKNGTVTNNRKFIIK; encoded by the coding sequence ATGAGAAATTATTTACAACGAATGGCGTTATTGCTGTTGATGTTGCCATTATGCATGGCCGTATCGGCGGTTACATTTGTCAATGTGACTCCTGACAACAGCAAAGTGACGAAGGTTGATGTGGGCGAGCAGCTAAGCAGCATCACGTTGACCGTGACGTTGGGTGCCGACGAGGCGCTTAACGGACAGGCACAGTTGCGGACCAGTACCAACGAGACAGACCAAGTCAATAATGGGAGTGGCTTTCTTTCAGACAATGTGCTGAAGCAGAAAACCGCAAATCCCAACGTGTGGGAAATAACATGGTTGAACGTGCCGGTAGGGAAATATAAGGTTTATTTCCAACAAGCAGGTGGAACGGCACACACATTCTTGCACGATGTGGAGATAGTGGAGATACCTTCAACTGATCCTCCTGTGATCTCGTTCAAGGTGAAAGACGCCACGTGCAACACGTCGCCAACAGACACCAAAAATGGTAGCATAACCGTGAATGTGGAGAAGGGTGTAGCTCCTTTTTCCTATAAAGCCACCATTCATCACGCAGACAATACTACTGAGGAGAAGACCTTGGAGAAGACTCCGAATCGTGCATGGATTGTAGACGGATTGGCATCGGGCGATTATATCGACGTGACCGTTACCGATTCGAAAGGCAAGACCGTCACGAAGAAATCTGAGTTGGTGGGCTTCGGAAAGACAACAGTGTCTTTCGGGCAGGACATTTTCATTAAGCAGACAGGCGATTGCACATTTGATTATTACATCAGGGCAACCATTAAAACGGAAAACCAAGATGCGTTGGATGCTCAGACCGAACTCTTGGCGCAGACATTGAAGTTGCGTAGTAATGCCGATGGTAAATATTACGATGTGGAACATGTGGCGGCTTACGACATGGCAAAGCCATATTATTCAGGCCAGTACTATCGTTTTTACAAGGTTGCATCTGCTGCCAACCTCTCGTCACAACGATATAATAGAATTTTTGGCTTGAAATATTCTACCCTTTGTGATGGAGAAAAAACAACGCGTGACTACTTTGCGCATGTGCGTACGCTGGATGAAATGATGAATTTTAGCACTTCGTCAAAGGGAAGTTTGAACCCTGCTGACTGTTCTTACCAAGACGCTAAGTTCACCATTAAGTATGATTTTCAGGGAGGAACAGGGCAATATTATTATTTGTACTCCTATTACTTCATGGACGAAGCACACCGCTATGCAAAATTGTTTAAAAAAAATGAGGATGGCACTTATCCTTCCACACCAGTCAAGGAGGATGTGCCTATGCCCATCAACGAGTTTGATACACGATGGTCGCAGACAATAGAAGTGGCTGAACCGGGTACGTATAAATTCGTATATGCCCCTGGGTGCCCTGATTTGAAAATAGAAAAGGAAATTGTGGTTGAACCTATCAAGCCTGAGTTTAAGGATGTAAGCGATTGGATGTCTCCTACTATAAACAAAGAGTTGGGAATACATGGCAATACCGCTGGCTTGGCAATAGGCCTTGCTAATGTTTCTGCCCCATTGACCCTGACCGTGAAACGACTTGATGACAAGAGAGATTTTGTCATAACCGACTTTGCGGATGACAAACCGTACACCAAGCACATTGATTTCCCACAGGATATAACCTACGACAAGTTGCGTGACGCCTATTTCATCGCCGACCTGCCTGCTGGCAAATACGCACTTGATTTGAAAGACAATTGCAACAATACTGCAACCTATAACTTCGAAATTCCAGAGAGCAAGCTCCAGCATTACAAGCCAAAGCGCGATGAGGGCTACAAGGACGGAGTGTATGTAGGCGTTGATTGCAATGGCAACAATGTGGTTAAGTTCGATTTCGGTCCGGAAGGAGACAATGTTGCATATGCTTATAAAGCCAGCACGGGGGAGCAAGGAGCATCAAGTAGCAGAAAGACATGGGCATCTAATGTAGATCCTATCACTCCATTGGAAAAACTGACAGGCACCAACTATTTTGGCGCTGCCTTTGCTCCGAGTTTATATAATGGACACAGTTATTCTGATGGGAACAACATCTACTCTGCCATAGCGAAAGAAGATAGATATTATAATAGTGACGAGGTTGTCATCCGCCCTGATGAGCCAGGCGATTATGCCCGCAAGACATACAAGTTTGATTTCACCGATTATGCTGACAAGGCAGCGTTCGAAGTCTTTGGTGCCATGTGCAATCGTGATGGTAATGGTACCGGCATGGTGAGTGTTGGTGTTGCTAAAGGCGTGAATGTAGCGTTGCCCGTTAAGTATGAATTGTATAAGACGGAGGATGGTTCGACCCGAATTGGGGAACCACTTAAGACTTACGAAGCCACCAGCGCACAGGATGCTCTCAATGTAGTATGGAAAGATGTGGAGGTAGGGAAGTACCTCGTTCTTACCATTTTTAACGGCACATGCGAAGGAAAGAAATTTGTTCAGGTATCGCCTACCGACATACCAGAGCCTTCGGTGGAGACAGAAAACGGTTTCGAGGTGAAGAGCATTATCAACCTTGACATTACCGACGGTATGAAACCGCTACATCTTTATTTGCCTGTTTCACCTTATATATATAATGTAGAATGGTACGACATTACGAACACTCCCGAAAAGAAAGTGTTTGACGGTAACGATATCAACGTGACATTCAACGAGCCAGGCGTGTACACCTATCAGGTTCGCACCACGTTTACTGACCGCACATCGTGTCCGGGAAGCTCAGGTGGTGACCGAATTGTGAAGTTCTACGTCACAAAGACCGACAAACCCAACTACTGGGTAGGCTCGACGAGCGAAGATTTCAGCACCGCTTCCAACTGGACAGCAAACAAGGTACCTGACTATGAAGAGGACATCGTGTTTGCTACGGAAGAGAATAACAACGGACATGCTGCCGAAAGAGATTGCCGACTGACAGAAGGAAAGTCGCCTCTTTCGTTTTGGGCGGCAAGTCTGATTAACGAAAGCAGCGAGGCGATGGTTGTTCCAGCAGGTAGTGCTTTGGTGGTTAAGAGTGGAACGGTGGGCTTCGCGCATGAAATTAAGCAGGATGGAAGCTTAGATCCTGTTCGCTTGAGGATTGAGGCATCCGCTGAAGATGTGCCAAACGGAACTTTCATTGCGAAATATCCCGGTGCGGCATCAGACAAAGTGTATGCCGAGGTGCAAATGTATGTACGGTCACGTAAACTTGAGCAGCCTACATCATGGACAGATAATTTGGAGGGTTCGCCTACCAAGGGTACGACTTTCCCTGTAAAATATACGGATCAATTCTTTGGAATACCGTTCCAAGAGATGTCATCGGGCATGCTCGGCGGTTCATATATTTACAAATATGATGAGGCGCATAACGCTAAAAACCAGTTCTATCAAAAGTTTGTTGGTTTGAAAGCTAAGGCGCCGATGACCGCTTTTGCAGGCTATTCAATTCGAAATGCGTCTACAACGCCTAAGATTAAAACTATGAAGGGATACCTAGATTTTAACAATGTGACGTTGACGCTCACTCAAAAAGCACCGAAAGTGAATGGCGCTACAAATCAAAGCGACGCCGTGAATTATTGGGGGTTGGGTCAAAACCTATTTGGAAACTCCTATACGGCACCCATAAGCTCAGCTGCTTTGGCACAAGCTATCGGATCCAACACTAATGTGGAGAATACCGCATACCTATATCGTACAGGCAGTGGGAAAGACTGGGGAGAAAAGGTCGTAACTGGAGATAATGAAGGAGCGGGTTCTTACCAGGCCGTGCCATTGTTCGCTGCTTCTGATTTGACTTTCTATGTAATTCCTTCTATGCAAGGTTTCTTGTTGAAATTTACGTCAGAGGAAGTCAAACCAAATGGTGACAATGCTGTGTTGACATTGGATTACAACAAGGTTGTGACATTAGATGGCAATAGTCCACAGATGGCTAAGCGTTTTGGTGCTGCTCCAAGCGAAACTTCTGGTTCTGTGAAGTTTGAGCTAACTGGTGAGCATGCACACGAGACGATGTGGTTGTTGGAAAATGCCAACACGTCTGACGACTTCGATAATGGTTGGGATGGCTTCAGACTTGGAGCCGAATCGGTGCCTACAACGATCTATTCCAATGCCAAACCAGGCATGTTGCAGGTCAATACCACGAACGATTTGACCAAGGCGAACATCACCGTGAAAACAGGAAAGGCAGGCAATTACACCTTAACCCTTACCCGTAGAAGGCTCAACCAGTATCCCGACTTGAAGCTTGTCGACCTGAAGCTGCAGCAGTTGGTACCCTTTGATGGCGACAAACTGTCTTACATGTTCACCGCTGGTGAAGGCGAGACGGCTACAGACCGATTTACATTGGTCAACACCACGGCAACAACGTTCTCAGATTGGACTACAAGCATATCGTCCATTGATAACGACATGGAAGGTGAAGTAACAGTTTATACGCTGTCTGGACAAATGGTGGCACGATTTAATTTGCCCCAAGACAAGAATTTGATGAAGAATAGTATGAAACGAGGAATTTATATCTTATCGGTTAAGAACGGAACAGTGACCAACAACCGAAAATTTATAATTAAATAA